In the Arachis ipaensis cultivar K30076 chromosome B10, Araip1.1, whole genome shotgun sequence genome, one interval contains:
- the LOC107622937 gene encoding kinesin-like protein KIN-12D isoform X2, translating into MLRDSKLTRRNPVKNEEIENVDPSDSASAASSCGEGSRPPLNTIQEGSSLSKIERTPSKLHKARGSDPPVPFRTPDKHAAGGSVLSKNRFGWNQKNDAVSMCDERRGSGAVSNVTPRVTRTGGRAAAATTACSESNSVQSTPTKSVTKPPPSSSVRSKADGSFSARLGSYISLYKGVPSSAVTPTVINTIEVPHFDLKEDPSFWINHNVQVIIRVRPLNSMERSMHGYNRCLKQESAQCITWVGQPESRFTFDHVACETVDQEMIFRMAGLPMVENCLSGYNSCMFAYGQTGSGKTHTMLGDIEDLDVKPSPHRGMTPRIFEFLFARIQAEEESRRDENLKYNCKCSFLEIYNEQITDLLDPSSTNLLLREDVKRGVYVENLSEFEVQSVSDILRLLIQGSANRKVAATNMNRESSRSHSVFTCVIESTWEKDSTTNYRFARLNLVDLAGSERQKTSGAEGERLKEAANINKSLSTLGHVIMILVDVANGKQRHIPYRDSRLTFLLQDSLGGNSKTMIIANVSPSICCAAETLNTLKFAQRAKLIQNNAVVNEDSSGDVIALQHQIRLLKEELSTLKRRQNVSRSLSFSLASARDIKQSLEECCVENASGSDMDEQDDDDNIIDCGSNGIRMSFKQLESLESTLAGALRREQMAEASVKQLEAEIEQLNYLVHQREEDARSCKMMLRFREDKIRRLESQISGSMPTDAVLLEENKALSDEIQILKGKLERNPEVTRFAVENIRLLDQLKRYQEFYEEREREILLAEVSTLRDQLLQFHGRNSILSSSNYGIEAQKNHCCGKEKDSVELELKKTRDELQECKRNLNYCLEENTKLSRELESLYPRLTNINATKVSTEEPLREAQALSPKLEGNHETHTFTEDILNLQLELDIMKIILKEERTFRALLEEQKSSLKQDLQMEKDKLLLKSKLLEDSDNELKEAKSVIEALESQQILSIQEIEEMRNKNNDYLELMRKQECEIRALKNQFACKELRDNLLSNSSEIENESPLQVKLKRMHDSLEKAKQLNIFYQRDHALQISNEEEMDEVRRQAEAETAEVIVCMQEELAMLQHEVHDNRLKETKMRESIQHLETELKEVQEKLLATVDDNRSLSEELVQKDMDLRSLAEEWELLTSEIEEILSDGFESLLDASDELVHISNSFPNKRIWISEQVGMIVRKISEKELLIDELRRCLEDASNKRSDMECMLKSLRSAAMLITEAHQKDSMEKEKEVIQLTSDLSEKTFIVTQLEEQLITAENHFRNAANCATAAFVVVDRMSDVNLGYLKDLKHKDTLLSELAEANSRKDALLAQHSASLVQAETQATHLQERCNRLLQKLSEEQEHSFALEQKLEDIEKSAISKTREQLATLRDGVSSMRSCMASIAKPSGNLDNRNSMDVCTSSCDDNDEIGASSETHQYNNSGQSYAKERVGHLADLPSELVTKSGHDNQKSRRVCKDACERDVTITLLRKEIECALESLKQVQDEMARLHAEKKEMSISEKQSRQSVECLKTQILSLQATMINFEEHSKAKLDILNHKLRDLENSMKEAGSHWNRTKEWLEHEVGEANTIRVQKASEASCILAKFEEAQDAMREANGRINELMITNESMKLDIERLKGREVTLLDEKGSLIIKVECLQAVVDTKHQEIENLVESNLLETKNLIVELDDAVKEPWLEKIWSEIVLKDSAISVLHLCHMGILLETVTGMHAENGLLSHGLSESNSIISDLKEHNFRTKQELDMCRVLKGKLLADIKHSFDRISRKEEEAGEITLKLNTFAKNISDLQLQEEMMLQRSNEMGSQLAILMRDLDMSNNDAVISLLDQEKELKQKVEAVESEAEYFMEDWYAKDFESLIHASELKDISHHLAHVEENFTKYSTLIEHLKKETIFSQVGTELADQILMDKEVKLTVLEGEIQQRKVERQDLLVELNQNILKIAELGEIDKALAQNIESLKNATSSNIALKGELSEVKEENKRLWDKVQDLEADYDRVIVDLVGKEVEVSFLKGEVQHARVEREGFLMELNLNVSRIAEMGEINKALEQNIEFLKDAARSNNALKREVVEVKEAKQRLQVKILDLEADYDKVIADLIEKDVASTCSFHHISVLEHQKKELMKVNSTLEDSSCNFQNELSLRDLEITRMQSLLQVEVSRKDDVIKGLLYDLSLLQESASNSKDQKDEIDDMMARMESLEAELALKSGELADAVSNCQLFEAKLQEKSDIITALELDLSKEREALKLQSRENQDLRTHIEDSLAARKLVDDELKEKRKTTESLEDEILEMSSVLGEMNDTIKNLSDDLDEVAAERDQLQGQIICLKQSLEKAEAEVEANAAVAQEAQKVAETRKVYAEEKEAEVKLLERSVEELESIVNVLENKVDIIKGEAQRQRLQREDLELELHALKDQMQNVRNADTDMKRFLDEREKSLEEALNQILVLKRDLAGKNEEIVQMKAHISELNLHAEAQAKEYKQKFKALEAMVEQVKPEELSTQSSSALPNKSEKNASKSRGSSSPFKCIGLGLAQQIKYEKVEELSAARLRIEELEAQAACRQKEIFALNARLAAAESMTHDVIRDLLGVKLDMTSYVSLLDNGQVQKIAEKAQFQTLEPQEKEQEVTKLKKQLNEFIEERQGWLREMEKKQAEIVAAQIALENLRQRDQLLKTENEMLKMENLSKKNKVMELEEEIKKLSGQQNLQQRIHHHAKIKEENNRLKIQNEELSANLRKANIFVSRVKEDFGRLRASAGAKPCFDFNEEQRLMTKLKEIEEEKVQLAQQLLRLSTNVLKAAGFTKRMSEINPSLAEEALEELKNRIANLEMQQEDLKFKNKIIKEKVRLSELMPHVSPLNSRPDENHATTPPRTSSQAPFLSSFDR; encoded by the exons ATGCTGAGAGATTCCAAGTTGACGCGCCGAAATCCAGTGAAAAACGAAGAGATCGAGAATGTGGATCCTTCGGATTCCGCATCTGCTGCTTCGAGCTGCGGCGAAGGTTCTAGACCTCCACTAAACACAATTCAGGAAGGGAGTTCTCTTAGCAAGATCGAGAGGACTCCTTCTAAGCTCCACAAAGCAAGAGGATCTGATCCACCTGTGCCGTTTCGCACGCCGGATAAGCACGCAGCAGGAGGATCAGTCCTGTCCAAGAACCGGTTCGGATGGAATCAGAAGAACGATGCAGTTTCCATGTGCGATGAGAGGAGGGGATCTGGTGCTGTGAGTAATGTCACTCCTAGGGTGACACGCACTGGAGGAAGAGCTGCTGCTGCTACCACGGCTTGTTCGGAGAGCAATTCGGTGCAGAGCACTCCGACAAAGAGTGTGACAAAGCCTCCTCCGAGCTCAAGTGTTCGGAGTAAGGCTGATGGAAGTTTCAGTGCTCGCTTGGGAAGCTATATTTCCTTGTATAAAGGGGTTCCTAGCTCGGCTGTTACCCCAACGGTTATTAACACTATCGAAGTGCCTCACTTTGATCTCAAGGAAGATCCTTCCTTCTGGATTAATCACAATGTACAG GTTATTATTCGTGTTCGCCCCCTCAATAGCATGGAGAGGAGTATGCATGGTTATAACAGATGTTTGAAGCAAGAAAGTGCGCAGTGCATTACTTGGGTTGGGCAACCGGAATCTCGATTCACATTTGACCATGTTGCATGTGAAACAGTAGACCAG gaAATGATTTTCCGAATGGCTGGTCTTCCAATGGTAGAAAACTGCCTTTCAGGATATAACAGTTGTATGTTCGCATATGGACAG ACAGGAAGTGGAAAAACACACACAATGCTCGGTGACATTGAAGATTTAGATGTGAAGCCCAGCCCCCATCGCGGAATGACTCCACGAATATTTGAGTTTTTGTTTGCCAGGATCCAAGCC GAAGAGGAAAGCCGAAGGGATGAGAATTTAAAATACAACTGCAAGTGTTCATTCTTGGAGATTTACAATGAGCAGATTACGGATCTACTTGATCCATCATCCACCAATTTGCTA CTGCGTGAGGATGTCAAGAGGGGGGTTTATGTAGAAAACCTATCCGAGTTTGAGGTTCAAAGTGTGAGTGACATTCTTAGGCTTCTAATTCAG GGGTCGGCAAATAGAAAGGTTGCAGCAACAAACATGAATAGAGAGAGCAGTAGGTCCCACAGTGTTTTTACGTGTGTAATTGAAAGCACATGGGAGAAAGATTCCACAACCAATTACCGTTTTGCTAGGCTAAACCTGGTTGATCTAGCTGGTTCAGAAAG ACAGAAAACTTCTGGTGCTGAGGGTGAGCGACTAAAGGAAGCAGCTAACATAAATAAGTCACTATCTACTTTGGG TCATGTAATTATGATACTAGTGGATGTGGCGAATGGGAAGCAGAGGCATATCCCATATAGAGACTCTAGGCTAACATTTCTTCTTCAG GACTCTCTTGGTGGAAACTCAAAAACAATGATAATTGCCAATGTTAGCCCTTCTATATG TTGTGCCGCTGAAACATTGAATACACTTAAGTTTGCTCAGAGAGCAAAACTCATTCAGAATAAT GCTGTGGTAAATGAAGATTCTTCTGGGGATGTGATAGCTCTACAGCACCAAATACGACTTTTGAAG GAGGAGCTCTCTACCCTCAAACGACGCCAGAATGTCTCCAGGTCTTTGTCGTTCTCTTTGGCATCTGCTAGAGATATAAAACAATCTCTAGAAGAATGTTGCGTAGAAAATGCATCAGGATCAGATATGGATGAACAAGATGACGATGATAATATAATTGATTGTGGATCCAATGGCATCAGAATGTCCTTCAAACAG TTAGAATCATTGGAATCAACTCTTGCTGGAGCTTTGAGAAGGGAGCAAATGGCAGAAGCTTCTGTTAAGCAACTAGAGGCAGAGATTGAGCAATTAAACTATTTG GTTCATCAAAGAGAGGAGGATGCTAGAAGCTGCAAAATGATGCTTAGGTTTCGTGAAGACAAAATTCGTAGACTGGAATCCCAGATTTCTGGTTCTATGCCTACAGATGCAGTTTTGTTAGAAGAGAATAAAGCTCTGTCTGATGAGATTCAGATACTCAAGGGAAAACTTGAACGAAATCCTGAAGTTACTCGATTTGCAGTGGAGAATATCAGGCTTCTAGACCAACTTAAAAG ATATCAAGAGTTTTatgaagagagggagagagagattcTTTTAGCTGAAGTGTCTACTTTGAGGGATCAG CTGCTTCAATTTCATGGAAGAAACTCCATACTGAGTAGTTCAAATTATGGCATTGAAGCTCAG AAAAACCACTGCTGCGGGAAAGAAAAAGACTCTGTTGAACTAGAG TTGAAAAAAACACGTGATGAGTTACAAGAATGCAAGCgtaacttaaattattgcttagAGGAGAATACGAAACTCAGTAG GGAATTAGAATCTCTATATCCAAGATTGACCAACATAAATGCCACAAAG GTTTCTACTGAAGAACCATTGCGTGAAGCTCAAGCACTTTCACCTAAGCTTGAAGGGAACCATGAAACTCATACATTCACAGAAGACATATTGAATTTGCAGCTGGAATTAGACATAATGAAGATTATTCTGAAGGAAGAGAGGACTTTCCGTGCTCTATTGGAGGAGCAAAAAAGCAGCTTAAAacaggatcttcagatggaaaaGGACAAACTTTTGCTGAAAAGCAAACTATTAGAAGATTCAGATAATGAGCTGAAAGAGGCCAAATCTGTTATTGAAGCTCTTGAATCTCAACAAATTCTGTCGATCCAAGAGATAGAAGAGATGAGAAACAAGAACAATGATTATTTGGAGCTTATGAGAAAGCAAGAGTGTGAAATCAGGGCCTTGAAGAACCAATTTGCATGCAAAGAGTTAAGGGACAATTTGCTTTCAAATAGTTCAGAGATTGAAAATGAGTCTCCCTTACAGGTAAAACTCAAAAGGATGCATGACTCTCTCGAAAAAGCCAAGCAACTGAACATATTTTATCAAAGAGATCATGCACTTCAAATATCTAATGAGGAAGAGATGGATGAAGTCCGTCGGCAGGCTGAGGCTGAAACTGCTGAGGTGATTGTCTGTATGCAGGAAGAACTAGCAATGCTCCAACATGAAGTACATGATAATCGTTTGAAGGAAACAAAAATGAGAGAGAGCATACAGCATCTGGAAACTGAATTGAAGGAAGTGCAGGAGAAATTGCTTGCTACTGTTGATGATAATCGAAGTTTAAGTGAAGAGCTTGTGCAGAAAGATATGGACCTAAGGTCACTAGCTGAAGAGTGGGAACTACTGACCTCTGAGATTGAAGAGATTCTTTCTGATGGATTTGAGTCACTTCTTGATGCTTCTGATGAACTTGTCCACATAAGCAATTCATTTCCTAATAAAAGGATCTGGATTTCTGAACAAGTTGGCATGATTGTTAGAAAAATCTCTGAAAAGGAATTATTAATTGATGAACTGAGAAGATGCTTGGAGGATGCAAGCAATAAAAGAAGTGATATGGAGTGCATGTTGAAGTCCCTACGAAGTGCAGCAATGCTGATTACTGAAGCCCACCAGAAGGACAGcatggaaaaagagaaagaagttaTCCAGTTAACATCAGATCTGAGTGAAAAAACATTTATTGTGACACAGCTGGAGGAGCAGTTGATAACGGCAGAAAACCACTTCAGAAATGCTGCTAACTGTGCAACTGCAGCCTTTGTTGTTGTGGATAGAATGTCAGACGTGAATCTTGGTTACCTTAAAGATCTCAAGCACAAGGATACACTGCTTAGTGAATTAGCTGAGGCCAACAGTAGGAAGGATGCCCTACTTGCTCAGCACTCCGCTTCACTTGTTCAAGCCGAGACACAGGCAACACATTTGCAAGAAAGATGCAATCGATTATTGCAGAAGCTGTCTGAGGAGCAAGAGCATTCTTTTGCTTTGGAACAAAAGCTTGAAGATATTGAAAAAAGTGCCATTTCAAAGACAAGGGAGCAGCTAGCAACATTACGAGATGGAGTCTCTTCAATGAGGTCATGTATGGCCTCAATAGCAAAGCCTTCAGGAAATCTTGATAACAGAAATTCAATGGATGTGTGCACATCTTCTTGTGACGATAATGATGAAATAGGG GCAAGTTCTGAAACACATCAATACAATAATTCAGGTCAATCATATGCTAAAGAACGTGTAGGTCACTTGGCTGACTTACCCTCTGAATTGGTAACAAAAAGTGGACATGATAACCAGAAATCCAGAAGAGTCTGCAAGGATGCATGTGAAAGAGATGTTACCATTACACTTTTGAGAAAAGAGATAGAATGTGCTCTTGAAAGCTTAAAACAAGTGCAAGATGAGATGGCAAGACTACATGCAGAGAAAAAAGAGATGTCAATCTCTGAAAAGCAGAGTAGACAAAGTGTTGAGTGCCTCAAAACTCAGATACTTTCCCTGCAGGCAACTATGATCAACTTTGAAGAGCACTCCAAAGCCAAGCTTGATATCCTCAACCATAAACTCAGAGACTTAGAAAATAGTATGAAAGAAGCTGGATCCCATTGGAACCGGACCAAAGAg TGGCTTGAACATGAGGTTGGAGAGGCAAACACTATTAGAGTGCAGAAAGCTTCAGAGGCGTCCTGTATTCTTGCTAAatttgaagaagctcaagatgcAATGAGAGAAGCAAATGGTAGAATTAATGAATTAATGATAACTAATGAGTCGATGAAGCTTGATATTGAAAGACTTAAAGGTAGAGAAGTCACATTACTTGATGAGAAGGGTAGCTTAATAATCAAGGTTGAGTGCCTGCAAGCTGTTGTTGATACGAAGCATCAAGAGATTGAGAACCTTGTTGAGTCAAATCTTCTTGAAACAAAGAACTTGATTGTGGAGCTTGATGATGCTGTCAAAGAG CCATGGCTTGAGAAGATCTGGTCTGAGATAGTTTTGAAAGACTCCGCTATTTCCGTCTTACATCTATGTCACATGGGTATTCTACTTGAAACAGTAACTGGGATGCACGCAGAAAATGGTTTGCTATCACACGGCTTATCTGAATCAAACTCTATTATAAGTGATTTGAAGGAACACAACTTTCGGACAAAGCAAGAGCTTGATATGTGCAGAGTCTTAAAAGGGAAGCTGCTGGCTGACATCAAACACAGTTTTGACCGTATTTCAAGGAAGGAAGAGGAAGCCGGTGAGATCACCCTGAAGCTAAACACGTTTGCCAAAAACATATCAGACTTGCAGCTGCAGGAGGAGATGATGTTGCAGAGGTCTAATGAAATGGGATCTCAACTTGCTATATTGATGAGGGATTTGGACATGAGCAATAACGATGCAGTGATATCCCTTTTAGATCAAGAGAAAGAACTGAAGCAGAAAGTAGAGGCTGTTGAGTCTGAAGCTGAATATTTTATGGAAGACTGGTATGCGAAAGACTTCGAATCACTCATCCATGCTTCTGAATTAAAAGATATATCCCATCACTTGGCTCATGTGGAGGAGAACTTCACCAAGTACTCTACACTGATTGAGCATTTGAAGAAAGAAACAATATTTTCCCAGGTAGGAACTGAGTTAGCAGACCAAATTTTGATGGATAAGGAGGTCAAGCTTACTGTTCTAGAAGGAGAAATTCAGCAGCGCAAAGTAGAAAGGCAGGACCTATTAGTTGAATTGAACCAGAATATATTAAAAATTGCAGAGTTGGGTGAAATTGACAAAGCCCTTGCACAAAACATAGAGAGTCTAAAGAATGCTACTAGTTCAAATATTGCACTGAAGGGTGAACTTTCTGAAGTTaaggaagaaaataaaagactttgGGATAAGGTTCAAGATCTTGAAGCTGATTATGACAGAGTTATTGTGGATCTTGTAGGGAAGGAAGTTGAAGTTTCCTTTCTAAAAGGGGAAGTTCAGCATGCACGAGTGGAAAGGGAGGGCTTTTTAATGGAATTAAATCTGAATGTCTCAAGGATTGCAGAGATGGGTGAAATAAACAAGGCCCTTGAACAAAACATAGAGTTTCTAAAGGATGCTGCTCGTTCAAATAATGCATTGAAGAGAGAAGTTGTTGAAGTTAAGGAAGCAAAGCAAAGACTCCAGGTTAAGATTCTGGATCTTGAAGCTGATTATGATAAAGTTATTGCAGATCTCATAGAGAAGGATGTGGCATCAACATGTTCATTCCATCACATTTCTGTTCTTGAACATCAGAAGAAAGAGTTGATGAAAGTAAACAGCACGTTGGAAGATTCATCTTGCAACTTTCAGAATGAGCTGAGCCTAAGAGATTTGGAGATAACTAGAATGCAAAGCTTACTGCAAGTTGAGGTGTCCAGAAAGGATGATGTAATTAAAGGGTTGCTCTATGACCTGAGCTTGCTGCAGGAGTCAGCATCTAACAGTAAAGACCAAAAAGATGAAATCGATGACATGATGGCTAGAATGGAATCATTAGAAGCGGAGCTTGCTCTTAAATCAGGTGAGCTTGCTGATGCTGTTTCCAATTGTCAACTGTTTGAAGCTAAGTTGCAAGAAAAATCAGACATCATTACAGCTCTTGAGTTGGATCTCTCTAAAGAGCGTGAGGCTCTAAAGTTGCAATCCAGAGAAAATCAAGATCTTAGAACTCATATTGAGGATAGCTTGGCAGCGAGAAAATTGGTTGATGATGAGCTTAAGGAAAAAAGGAAGACCACAGAGAGCTTAGAAGATGAAATCTTGGAAATGAGCAGTGTTCTTGGCGAAATGAATGATACAATTAAAAACCTGAGTGATGATCTTGATGAAGTTGCTGCCGAGAGGGATCAACTTCAGGGTCAGATAATTTGCCTCAAACAAAGTCTTGAAAAAGCAGAAGCTGAAGTTGAAGCTAATGCAGCAGTTGCTCAAGAAGCTCAGAAG GTGGCTGAAACACGAAAAGTTTATGCTGAAGAAAAGGAAGCAGAGGTGAAACTCCTAGAGAGATCTGTTGAAGAGCTGGAAAGTATTGTAAAtgtactggaaaacaaa GTTGACATCATCAAAGGAGAAGCACAACGACAACGCCTGCAAAGAGAAGATCTAGAATTGGAGCTACATGCATTGAAAGACCAGATGCAAAATGTTAGAAATGCTGATACTGACATGAAAAG ATTCTTGGATGAAAGGGAGAAAAGCCTTGAAGAAGCTTTAAATCAGATACTTGTTCTCAAAAGGGATTTAGCAGGAAAGAATGAAGAG ATTGTACAAATGAAGGCTCATATTTCAGAGCTAAATTTGCATGCTGAAGCGCAGGCAAAGGAGTACAAACAGAAA TTCAAAGCATTGGAAGCCATGGTCGAGCAAGTCAAACCTGAGGAGCTTTCTACACAATCCAGCAGTGCTTTGCCAAACAAGTCCGAGAAGAATGCTTCCAAGTCTCGAGGTTCCAGTTCCCCTTTCAAGTGCATTGGTCTGGGCCTGGCACAACAGATTAAATATGAGAAAGTTGAGGAGCTGTCTGCTGCAAGACTTCGCATTGAAGAACTAGAGGCCCAGGCAGCATGTCGACAGAAAGAG ATATTTGCACTGAACGCTAGACTTGCTGCTGCTGAGAGCATGACCCATGATGTAATACGTGATTTACTTGGAGTCAAGTTAGATATGACCTCTTATGTG TCACTGTTGGATAATGGGCAAGTGCAGAAGATTGCAGAGAAAGCTCAATTTCAAACTCTAGAGCCACAAGAGAAg GAACAGGAGGTTACCAAATTAAAGAAGCAGCTGAATGAATTTATTGAAGAGAGACAAGG ATGGCTGCGAGAAATGGAAAAGAAACAAGCTGAAATAGTAGCTGCACAGATTGCATTGGAAAACCTTCGACAACGAGACCAGTTACTAAAAACTGAGAATGAAATGTTGAAG ATGGAAAATTTAAGTAAGAAAAACAAAGTAATGGAACTGGAGGAAGAAATCAAGAAGCTGTCTGGTCAGCAAAACCTTCAGCAGCGTATTCATCATCATGCTAAAATTAAG GAGGAAAACAACAGATTAAAAATACAGAATGAAGAACTCAGCGCAAATCTACGAAAGGCAAACATCTTTGTTTCACGGGTCAAGGAAGATTTTGGACGTCTTCGTGCTTCTGCTGGTGCGAAACCATGTTTTGATTTCAATGAGGAGCAACGTCTGATGACAAAACTGAAG GAGATTGAAGAAGAGAAAGTACAATTAGCACAACAATTACTGAGATTGTCAACCAATGTTCTGAAG GCTGCAGGATTTACAAAGCGAATGTCAGAAATAAACCCCTCTCTAGCTGAGGAGGcactagaggagctcaagaacaggATAGCTAATCTGGAAATGCAACAGGAAGATTTGAAGTTTAAG aataaaatcataaaagaaaaggTGCGATTATCTGAGCTAATGCCACATGTTTCTCCGTTGAATTCAAGACCTGATGAGAATCATGCAACAACTCCACCAAGGACATCATCCCAAGCTCCTTTCCTTTCCAGTTTTGATCGATAG